One stretch of Hyphomicrobiales bacterium DNA includes these proteins:
- a CDS encoding VOC family protein: MRMNYFVIGTNDMRASKAFYDGLFAGVGLQTMSPSDRITYWLGEDFSFAIATPFNLAPATNGNGTMVGIYVGAKEDVERMHDLALASGGTCEGAPSQRGPKFSGYLRDLDGNKLCLSD, encoded by the coding sequence ATGAGAATGAATTACTTCGTCATCGGAACGAACGACATGCGCGCTTCGAAGGCCTTCTACGACGGACTTTTCGCGGGCGTCGGTCTTCAGACCATGTCGCCTTCGGACCGCATAACTTACTGGCTTGGCGAGGATTTTTCCTTCGCAATAGCGACACCCTTCAATCTGGCGCCGGCAACCAACGGGAATGGCACGATGGTTGGCATTTATGTCGGGGCAAAGGAAGACGTTGAAAGGATGCACGACCTGGCCCTTGCATCGGGCGGCACGTGCGAAGGCGCGCCCAGTCAGCGTGGGCCGAAATTCTCCGGCTATCTGAGAGACCTTGATGGCAACAAGCTGTGTCTGTCTGACTAG
- a CDS encoding SDR family oxidoreductase: MSRLNDKTCIVTGAGRGIGAAIARAFAQEGATVVVTDKDAGRAADVVREIGGHHMRLDVASEADWSALAEAWPACDVVVNNAGITGFEEAMRPHDPEHASLTDWRAVHAVNLDGTFLGCRYAIGAMRAKGSGSIINISSRSGLVGIPAAAAYASSKAAVRNHTKSVALYCAEQGLNIRCNSIHPAAILTPMWEPILGDGPDREARMAAFVADTPLRRFGTVEEVASIAILLASDEAAYMTGTELTVDGGLLAGSAAAPKAD; encoded by the coding sequence ATGTCCCGATTGAATGACAAGACTTGCATCGTCACGGGCGCGGGGCGCGGGATCGGCGCTGCGATCGCGCGGGCCTTCGCCCAAGAAGGAGCGACCGTCGTCGTGACCGACAAGGACGCGGGTCGCGCCGCCGATGTCGTCCGTGAAATCGGCGGGCACCACATGCGCCTCGATGTGGCCTCCGAGGCCGATTGGTCAGCACTTGCCGAAGCGTGGCCGGCCTGCGACGTTGTGGTGAACAATGCCGGGATCACGGGCTTCGAGGAGGCCATGCGCCCGCACGACCCCGAGCACGCCTCACTGACGGATTGGCGGGCCGTACATGCGGTCAATCTTGACGGCACCTTCCTCGGCTGCCGGTACGCGATCGGCGCGATGCGCGCCAAGGGCAGCGGGTCGATCATCAATATTTCGTCTCGTTCCGGCCTCGTGGGAATTCCGGCGGCGGCTGCCTATGCGTCGTCCAAGGCCGCCGTGCGCAATCACACCAAGTCCGTCGCGCTCTATTGCGCCGAACAGGGGCTGAACATCCGCTGCAATTCGATCCACCCGGCGGCGATCCTCACCCCGATGTGGGAGCCGATTCTGGGCGACGGGCCGGACCGCGAGGCCCGCATGGCCGCCTTTGTCGCCGACACGCCGTTGCGCCGTTTCGGGACGGTCGAGGAAGTCGCGTCCATCGCAATTCTGCTCGCTTCGGACGAGGCCGCCTACATGACTGGGACGGAGCTGACCGTCGACGGCGGGTTACTGGCCGGCTCGGCAGCCGCACCCAAAGCGGACTAA
- a CDS encoding DUF4386 family protein, translating to MTELTLTPGLVRQIRIAGLFYLIIIVAGLGAELGLRGPLIDLADAEGTATAILAAPGQFRLAIAADLIMALCDAGLAILLYLIFRSVAPGLALSAMVFRLIQTVLIAANLMAMQAAWLLISGGTEVADAKTLALVFLDLHSHGYDLGLVFFGVNSLIMGMLVWHSGVFARAFGIGLIAAGLVYLTGSALRFFAPDLSSAFMLAYGVTILAETAFCLRLLLQRAPT from the coding sequence ATGACCGAGCTTACCCTGACCCCGGGCCTTGTGCGCCAGATCCGAATTGCCGGCCTGTTCTATCTGATTATCATCGTTGCTGGATTGGGTGCGGAGCTTGGCCTGCGCGGCCCCCTAATCGACCTCGCGGATGCAGAAGGAACGGCGACGGCAATCCTTGCCGCACCAGGTCAGTTTCGGCTCGCCATCGCCGCCGACTTGATCATGGCGCTCTGCGATGCGGGGCTGGCAATTCTGCTCTACCTGATCTTTCGATCGGTCGCACCGGGGCTTGCGCTCTCCGCAATGGTCTTCCGCCTGATCCAGACTGTTCTGATCGCCGCGAACCTCATGGCCATGCAGGCCGCGTGGCTCCTGATCTCGGGGGGCACCGAGGTTGCCGATGCAAAGACACTGGCGTTGGTTTTCCTCGATCTGCACAGTCATGGTTATGACCTCGGCCTCGTTTTCTTCGGCGTGAACAGCCTGATCATGGGGATGCTCGTCTGGCATTCGGGCGTCTTCGCGCGCGCCTTCGGCATCGGTCTGATCGCGGCCGGTCTGGTCTATCTCACAGGCAGCGCGCTGCGGTTCTTTGCGCCGGACCTCTCATCCGCCTTTATGCTGGCCTACGGCGTTACCATCCTGGCCGAAACGGCCTTCTGCCTGCGGCTGCTGCTTCAGCGGGCGCCGACCTGA
- a CDS encoding DUF1772 domain-containing protein: protein MSPFFFILMQFAILAYALVAGVFLAFSDFIMRSLALTGGAGGVEAMQVINREVFRWVFMSLFLGMAAVSLVIVGYGATNLAHPSGGLILLAGLLYLIGCFGVTIFFNVPMNEALAGMNLSEDATRAYWTGTYLPRWTFWNTVRTLACGASAALLLFGLLWMTQAQAAAFQVGAR from the coding sequence ATGTCCCCGTTCTTCTTCATCCTGATGCAGTTCGCCATCCTCGCCTATGCCTTGGTCGCGGGCGTCTTCCTGGCCTTCTCCGACTTCATCATGCGGTCGCTCGCGCTCACCGGTGGGGCGGGCGGAGTCGAAGCCATGCAGGTCATCAATCGCGAAGTCTTCCGCTGGGTTTTCATGTCCCTTTTCCTGGGGATGGCGGCCGTGTCGCTGGTCATCGTCGGGTATGGCGCGACCAACCTCGCTCACCCCTCCGGCGGACTGATCCTGCTTGCGGGCCTCCTCTACCTGATCGGCTGCTTCGGCGTGACCATCTTCTTCAATGTGCCGATGAACGAGGCTTTGGCCGGTATGAACCTGTCCGAGGACGCGACCCGCGCCTATTGGACAGGCACCTATCTGCCGCGCTGGACCTTCTGGAACACCGTTCGAACGCTGGCCTGCGGGGCGTCCGCAGCCCTTCTGCTCTTCGGGTTGCTGTGGATGACCCAGGCGCAAGCAGCTGCGTTTCAGGTCGGCGCCCGCTGA
- a CDS encoding DUF4345 domain-containing protein, which yields MTLRRLQKVALGIAGVSALGIGVAITLAPHAFYASYGIPLGSDPSLLSELRAPGAGLAALGAVMLAGIVRQSLSAVALVAALVVFLGFPAGRIVGLAVDGLPSAGIMAALVFELAVAALCLFAFRPGRGRAGMRVALR from the coding sequence ATGACCCTCAGACGTCTCCAGAAGGTCGCGCTCGGCATCGCCGGCGTCTCGGCCCTCGGCATCGGCGTAGCGATCACCTTGGCACCGCATGCGTTCTACGCGAGCTACGGTATCCCCCTCGGGTCCGACCCGAGCCTTCTAAGCGAGTTGCGCGCGCCCGGCGCCGGTCTTGCCGCCCTCGGCGCCGTCATGCTGGCGGGGATCGTCCGGCAGTCCCTGAGCGCGGTGGCACTCGTCGCGGCCCTCGTCGTATTTCTCGGGTTTCCTGCCGGACGCATCGTCGGCCTCGCCGTCGATGGCCTCCCCTCGGCCGGGATAATGGCGGCGCTCGTCTTCGAACTCGCGGTCGCGGCGCTCTGCCTCTTCGCCTTCCGGCCCGGGAGAGGACGTGCCGGAATGCGCGTCGCCCTCCGCTGA